The DNA segment TAATTTTTTAATCTATTTGTGTATGTATTTACTTATAGTTATTATTGCTAGCTATACTAAATCTGAATATCACGCATCTGATAGTATCGCAGGGTTGGTATCTGGTTTATTCATTATCGGATCTCTCATCGGACGCTTTGCGACAGGTAGATTCGTTAATAAATTAGGACCTAAAAAGATTTTATTAATAGGCCTAGGCTTTCTAATTATTACGCAACTTTTCTACTTTATACAAGGTTCCCTTGGTTTACTCATGTTCACCCGTCTCATAAATGGTATTGCTACGGGTATAACGACTACAGCAACAGGTACCATTGCTGCATTTGTAACACCGCCTGAACGTAAGAGTGAAGGCATAAGTTTATTTTCATTGAGTCTTGTCATTGGTGCTGCGATTGGACCATTTTTCGGATTGCTTTTAATTCACAGTTTCCCAATTGAGTTACTATTTGTGATTTGTCTAGTTTGTGGGATTATTAGTTTAATCATTACTTTCTTCGTAAATATCAAATTCGACATAACGCCAACGAACAATAAAACAACAAATCAACATAGTGCTTTAAGTATTCATAATTATATTGCTAAAGAAGCATTGCCTATCGCGTTAATTATGTTAATTGCAGGTTTAACATATGCTTCCATATTAACATTCTTACAATTTTTTGCTGAAGAAATTCACCTCGTAGCACTTTCAAGTTACTTCTTTATTTTTTATGCGATTGCTTCATTAATCACACGTCCAATTGCTGGTAGATTAATGGATGATAAAAACGAAAATGTTGTAGCTTATCCTGCATTTATTTGTTTATTTTTAACATTTGTGGCCTTATGTTTAACACATAACGGATTGCTACTCATTATTGCTGGCCTACTCTTAGGCGCTGGTTACGGGAATATTTCATCATGTATGCAAGCGATAGCAATTAAAGTTTCTCCACCTGAGAAGTATGGTATAGCTACTTCAACTTATTTCATTGGGTTAGATTTAGGCATTGGCTTTGGTCCTTACGTTTTAGGTTTCTTAACTTCTACAATGAGTTACGCTCAACTTTACGGTATTATGGCTATTGTTGTTTTAGTAATGACAGTACTTTACTTCTTCCTACACGGTAAAAACGTAAAATCAGAACAAATTAGTTAATAAAAAAAAGATGAGTCTGAGACAAGAATAGGTGTCTCAGACTCTTTATCAATTTGGCAGTAGATGTCTGAATTGAAAATGCGCTTAGAACAAACTTTTTTCAATCCTAGTCATCCTTGCCGGGGTGGGACTACGAAATCTCTCTTAGAAAATTCGATTTCTGTCCCGCCCCCATCTTTTTTCGTATAAATGGATTAACTACTTCTCGGTGTTAATGAGTTGATTAAAAACGTATTAATTATTGCGGTATTTTAATATTTTCAACATCTTTAATAATACTTTCTATGCCCTTTGATTGATTTGCATCATAATAATAAAATACTTGTCTTTCATCGGTTTCTGAACGTAATTTAGAAATTAATTCCTTTTTATAAATCTTTCTTATAATCACATCTATCTTACTAGTATCCCACAACATTTCAAAGTGTAAGGTGTCACGTAATTCTTTTCCACTGATCTTCTTTGATTCTAGAACTTTATACAAAACTACAAATTCTTCAATTGATAGTCGATGTTCAGATTTCAACCAGTGTTTCAGTTGACTTAATGCCCTTTCAGACATTATGAAATACGACACGTTACTTTCCATATTGCATTGCCTCCTCATTGTCTTTCCTTGCTAGTTTAGGCTTAAATTAATTAATCCTTTTTTTGTATTATACTACATTACGTTCATTAAATCTATTATTTATATAGTTTAAAATAAATAAATTTCTCTATGCATTGCTTTTTTTATATCCTATATTTCTTATCGAATTTTTTAGTATGAACATTAATTTTAAATTCATCATTTAGAAACTCATGTACTATTTTGTTTGAATTTTTATTTCTTAATTTATAATTAGGGGGCAAGTGATTCAGTGGTTAGTTTATTGATAACGCTACTATTATTGTGGGATATTTTAAATCACTTAATTATTTTGACATACAAAAAAGAATCTGAGACAAAAATAGATATCTCAGACTCCTCTTTTTCTTATATTTAGCTAACATTCAACCGCCAATATAATTCATGTTAATTTTTTTGCGTTTTCTATTAGCTACTGTTTGTTCTGTTCTTTCATCTGAATAACGATCATCTCTTAAATGCCATAATTCAATGAATTTTTCATATAACTGTTGATCAGAGGCACCTGCTCTGAGATATGACTTAATATCAAATCCATCTACTTCACTAAATAAACAACCGTAAAACTTTCCATCTGATGACAAACGTGCTCTTGTACAAGAAGAACAAAATGAACTGGAAACACTAGTGATTAAACCAAATTTCGCTCCATTATCTTTATGTTGATAATATTTAGCGACCTCACCATAATACTTTGGTGGCACGCCTTCAATATCATAATTCGCTTCAATTTGTGATAACATTTCATCTTTAGTTACCACTTTACTAAAATCCCAACCATTATCGTTGCCTACATCCATAAATTCAATGAATCTAATTTCAATATTTTTATCTTTAAAATATTGAATCATCGGTAACACTTGGTCGTCATTTACACCTTTTTGTATAACAACATTCACTTTCACATGAAAACCTATCGATTTGGCATAATCTATTTGTTCTAATATCGTCGTCGCCTTAATATTTCTATTATTTATAGATTGAAACGTCTCGTCATCAATCGCGTCTAAACTGACATTTAAACGATGTAATCCAGCGTTATATAAATTTTCTCCATGCTTTTTCAGTAGTAAACCGTTTGTGGTTAAACCAATATCCTCTATACCTTCTATTGCATTGAGTTTTTCAATAAGTTTATATAAGTCTCGTCTTAACAGTGGTTCACCACCAGTAATACGTATCTTTTTCACACCCAATTGTGCATAAATACGTGCAACACGTTCCATTTCTTCAAACGTGAGTAATTCATCTTTGGGTAAAAATACGAAATCATCACCAAATATTTCTTTAGGCATACAGTAATCGCAACGAAAATTACAACGATCTGTAACCGAAATTCTTAAATCACGTATTGGCCGACCTAGTTTATCAGTGATTTGTTGTACCATACAGTTAGACCCCCGATCTATTTTTCTAACTTTTGTTTTATAGAGTCTAAATCTTGTTGATAATTAATATTTTTATACCAGTATTCTGGTGAATTAATCTCATCGACATCTAACCAGTCACTTCTCATATTTGAATAGACATTTTTCAAACTATAATCGTTCGAAGTTAATGCTTGCTTTATTACTTCTTTAGTACGTGGACTATAAAAAGCAATCGTTGGTATAGGATATTGACCCTCTTTAAAGCCTGCAATGTCTAATTGATCATCAATGAGATGTTCTACCATAAATTGGTATAAATGACTAATTGCTTTTTGTGTAATCAACGGTGTATCTACAGAAATAACAAAATATAATTCTTCATTTGGAAAGGCACACATCGTTGAATAGATTCCAGCTAAAGGCCCTTTATCTTTATGAATAGACTGATCGATAACGATAGGATCATAGTTAAATTGATCAACAATCTTTTCATTAGTACTTATAACTATTTTGTTAAACATATTCGTACGATCTAAGACGTTAATTATGCGTTGATAGAACATTTGAGAATCAATTTCGGCAAATGCTTTCGGTTCACCAAAACGTTCTGAACGACCGCCTGCAAGAATAATAGCTATCATCTTTCATTAACCTCCACTAACGGGCGGAATCAAGGCCACAATATCATTAGGTCTAACGACGTCATCACTTTGAACAAACTCCTCATTTACCGCTATTTGAAACTGTTTTTCTTGAATACTTGGATGTTTCTTAAATAAATTTGTAATAAAATCCTTAACTGTTATGTCATAACTTAGATCAATATTTTCTGAATCAGTGCCCAATATTTCTTTTAATTCAGCAAAGTATAGGACTTTCATGATTGGCCTCCTTTTTTAGCCTCTGTATGGTTTCCACGTTGATCACCTTGCCATTCGGAACCATCTTCCCAAATTTCTTTCTTCCATATCGGTACAATAGCTTTAATGCGCTCAATCGCATATTCATTCGCTTGGTATGCATCTTTACGATGGGGTGATGAGACACTTATAAGTACTGCTATATCTGAAATTTGTAATGGCCCGATACGATGTACAATTGCGACTTCGGTGCCTGGCCATTGTGCGTTAATTTCATCTCCAATTTGTGCTAATTTCTTCTCTGCCATAGGTGTATACGCTTCGTACTCAAGATATTCTGTTTTGACACCTTTCGTCCATTCTCTAACATGGCCCGAAAACACTACGACTGCACCTTGATATGGATTTACTACAAAGTCCCTATATTGTTCGGTTTCTATAGGTGTATTAACGATTTCAAATTGTTTCATAACCTTCATTCCTTCTTATTTACAAAAGATAATAACCACTCATCATAGCTTGCTAATGCATCTTGATCGTCTATGTTAATATAATATTTAACATTAGAGAGCTCAGCTAAAGTGTTTTTATCAGATTCAGTTCGATACACGAGTACTTTATTAAAATCCGCTTCTTTAAAACCTTCAACTAGAATAATGTTACTGTCTATTGTAACAGACTGACTGATGATTTCATCCAAACTTTGTTTAGCAGTTCTTGTGACGCTTTGTTGATATTCATATCCTTGCACGATACTTTGATCTGCACCAGCATCAAAATGTTTCATATGATCTACATTGGATTGTTGCAAAGTAATATCGTGTTCACTCTGGTGCCCGTGATGTTTGATTGTCGCCACCATATAATGATGTTCCTTCAATAACTTCACTGAATGTTGGACGAGTGTCGTTTTGCCTGAATTTTTCAACCCTACAATTTGTAAAATCATACGAACGCATCCCATTCATATGTTTGAGATTCGGTTAATATTACATCGACTGTATAGCCTTGCTGATGTCCTCTAGACCCTCCAGGTAATACCATAATACAATTACTGTGGGCAATCGCGACAACTGCACTCGATTTATTAAATCCAGCCGGTTTCACGGTCATTTGTTTACCATCAAATGTCGCTTGAGCACGAACAAATCGCATAAATGGATTTGCTTTTTTAAAGTTATCCATTAAAGTTGCTTGTACTACTTGTGGGAAACGCTTATGTGCCCCCATCATAGACAGAACTGCAGGCTTAACAAACAACTCAAATCCAGTAAAGCAGGCAGATGGATTACCTGACAGACCAAATAAATATTTACCTTGAGCTACAGCAACTGTCGTCACACTACCAGGTCGCATTGCTACTTTATTGAACAATACGTTTGCATCTAATGCTTCATAAATCTGTGGTAAATAATCAAAATCACCTACTGATACCCCGCCTGTCGTAATAACGATATCATGTTGCTTTAACGCTTCAGTAACACGTTGAATAGAACTTTCTAAATCATCTTGTTGTATTTTATAAGTGCTACAAGGTAAGTCTAACTTTTTACATAATGCAGCTACCATAGGACCATTTGAGTTTCTAATCTTTCCAGGCTCTAATTCATCTTCTACATCTAACAACTCACTACCAGTTGCTATAATAGCCACGCTCGGTCTTTTAAAAACTGGTATCTCTGTATAACCAAATGTTGCTAATACTGCTATTGTTCCGGCATTGATGTGTTGACCTTTTTCTAAGATCAGGTCACCTTGTTGCGTTTCTTCACCCTTAAAAGAAATATTTTCATTACGATTAAAAGGTTTACGAATCGTGAAACTTTGATCGCCTTCGACTGTCTGTTCTAACATAACGACTGCATCTGCACCTTCAGGAACCGCAGCACCTGTCATAATACGCACTGCTTCTTGCTCCCCTACGACTTTTTTCGAAACGTCACCAGCACCAATATGATCAATGACATTAAATTCAACTCGGTTGTCACCACTCGCATTTAAAGTATCAACACTGCGAAGTGCAAAACCGTCATACGGTGATTTGTTAAAACGAGGAATATCATGAGTTGCTACGATATCTTCTGCTAAAATATAATTTAAGCTTTCATTTAATGAAACCTCTATGGTCTCTGATTGAATATCTTCATTTACGATACGTTCTATTGCATTTCCTACGGGTAGTGGCGTTCTTTTCTCAACTGGCATCAAAACTGCTCCTTTCGTGTTATAATTTATATTAAAATAAGGAGGTATTCTTTTGACTGAATTCACACATATCAATCAACAAGGTAATGCGAAGATGGTCGATGTTTCTAGTAAAGAAGTTACGAAACGAATTGCCGTTGCACATTCAAGCATTACTGTAAATCCAGACATATACCAACAGATTGTTCAACATACAAATGATAAAGGTAATGTATTAAATACGGCTCAAATTGCTGGCGTTATGGCAGCGAAGAACACTTCAAATATGATACCTATGTGCCATCCTTTACCGCTAACCGGCATTGATGTTGTATTTGATTGGAAACAAGCATCCGAATCTTACGTTTTAAATATTGAGGTCACTGTATCCACTACCGGCAAGACAGGTGTGGAAATGGAAGCTTTAACTGCTGCCTCTGTTACAGCTTTAACGATTTACGATATGACGAAAGCACTCGATAAATCAATGGTTATCGGCGAAACTTATCTGCTATCAAAAAGCGGTGGTAAGTCTGGTGACTATACGAGAACAACAGACTAATCTTCATTAATATATATAAATGATTATTTCCTAATTTCTGAGATGAGATGGTTCACTTCTGGTATGATTAATCGATTCATCGCTAATTTTATTGCGCCTGTAGATCCAGGTAAGCAAAAGATAAGCTTATCTTTAATTGTGCCACCAATAGCTCTTGAAAGCATTGCACGTGAACCAACATCTTCTACATAACTTAAATACCTAAAGAGTTCACCAAATCCTTCTATCTCTTTAGTTAAATAAGGTTCAATCGCTTCAATCGTAACGTCTCTTTCGGCAATACCTGTGCCTCCTGTCGTAATAATTACATCGACATCTTGGGCAAGCCATTCTTGAAGTTGCTGCTGAATAGCATCTATCTCATCCTTCACTATGACATAATGTATCTCGGAATCTACAGTCATGTCGCTTTCAGATAGAAGGTTTTGTATCAATTGTCCCCCTTTATCTGTATTAACGTCCCTCGTGTCAGAAATAGTAAGCACTGCACATTTAATATTTCTCTTTAATGTTTCATTATGATGCATAAGTCCACTCCTCTACCCAAATAATTTATTGATTAAGGTCGTTGCTTGTTGCGGATTCGTCATACCATGTATTAAAAAACGCCCCCCTTTAAAGTAAACGATGCGATGATGATTAAAGTTAAAATGTATCATATAATGATTAGAACGATATTGAATATGACGTTGATATAAAAATGTTTCCAATATTTCCCAGGTAATATTGTTGTTTTCATATTGTACCGTATCTCTACCACATAAACTCGCATATTGACGCTTTGCTTCATTTAAATATGGAAATGTGGGTGACTCTCCACATGTGGCACACTCGTTTCGTTGAAGTTTACTAAAACCAAATTGAAAGTGTTCACCCTCCCATATGTCACCGTATGTTACTTTAGGTGTAAAACTTTGATGCGTTAATATTTTCATAGCATCACGAACTTGTAGACTGGTCGTCATCGTTACAGCAGGATGAATTACCCCCACTGTATCACATGTGACATTGATTGTTGGTAGTTGAGGAACTAAACAATTAAAACATGGTGTTTCACCAGGGATAAATGCTGCTTCAATATATGTACTTTGTACAACTCCACCATAAATCCACGGTGTGTGTTGTTGATATGCAAAGTCATTTATTAACTGACGTGTTTCAAAGTTATCTGTCGCATCTATAATAAGTTGAACATTTTGAGCATAATTCTCTAGAAACCACCGGTCCATATTTCCAATATGAGCTTCAATGCTTACGTCTTCACGTATAAGCTTTAATTTATTCTCAGCAGCAATCACTTTAGGCAAAGCTTGGCGAGCATCACGTTCAGTAAATAAAGTTTGTCTTTGCAAGTTGCTTTCTTCAATATAATCACGGTCAATCATCGTTAAATGACCGATACCTGCTCTTACTAAACTTTCGGCAACATGCGTTCCTAAGGCTCCCATGCCTACAATCAATACACGTGCGTCCATCAGTTGTTGTTGCCCATGTTGACCTATATGTTTAAACAACGTTTGTCTAGAATATTTATCACTCATCGCAATTAATTCCCCTCTCAATCATTATATTCATTATAAAACTTGCACATTTATGTAACAATGGTTTACACCTGTTCTAGCAAAATCATTAAAAATTCCCAAAAGGTTGATGTATATTTCTTAGTCATTGCATCAAATGAAAAAACAAAGTAATATCTAAATAAATAGTTGAATTTGGGTGTACAGTTGTTTCATAATCATTTAAAATTGTAAGTTGCAACTATAATAATATTTTTTAAAAGTCACAACATAAAATGTAAATGTAACAATCGTTTTCTATCAATTAATTAAAAGGTAACTAAACATATACAATGCAATGGAGGTGAGATTGTGGGACGAGCAAAAGATTATACAGAGCAATTAGATATAGCTAAAGATATAGTTATAAACTCAATTGGAGAAACAATGGATTTGTATGGTGTTAATCGTAGCGTAGGTAATCTATATGGAACGATGGTATTCGAACACAAGAGCATGACATTAGACGAAATGCGCAATGAACTACAAATGAGTAAACCTAGCATGAGCGCTGGGGTAAAAAGATTACAAGAATTTGATGGAGTCAAACAAGACTTTATACGAGGCAGTCGTAAACAGCATTTTACCGCTGAAAAAGATTTCTTTACTTTCTTTGGCAACTTCTTTTCACAAAAATGGGAACGTGAAATTAAATTAAATTTAGAAGCAATACATAAAGCTGAAGATATACTAAATCCAATCGTACAATCTGACTCCACATCGACAGAAATTAGAGAGGAAGCAACCAAATTACTGACTCAAATTGAACATTCAAAAACGTATTATGCTTGGCTTTCAACATTAAGCAATGCATTAGCGACAGGTGAAATATTCAAAGCTTTTCCGATACCAGAAGACAATGCATAATGTCTGCCTATATATAAAGAGCAAAACGTTGAAATCTAATTAAATTGTTAGATTTTAACGTTTTGCTCCTTTTTTAATTCAAATTGAGAATAAGATATATTAACGTGATACCTCAAGATCAATGATTTCGTGTGCTAATGATTGTGCCTCAAATTTCGAATGCGTAACGAAAATGATTGGAATTTGCCACTGTTCAAAAATATTACGTACAAGCGAGATACTTTCATCTTTTGTATCATCATCTAAACTTGAGAATGGTTCATCTAACAGTACTAAGTCGGGCTTGGTACTTAACGTCCTTGCTAATGCAACACGTTGCGATTCCCCGCCTGATAATTGACGTGGATATTGCTCACTTAATTCAGCAATGTTGAGCTGATGCATGATATTTTCAATATGATCGCTATGTTGAGCCATGAACGTAATATTCTGATAAACTGTCATATTTGGAAAGAGTTGATAATCTTGAAATAAATAGCCGATGTTACGCTTTTGAATCTTCACTTCTTTATTATTTTCCGTATCAGTTAATGTTCTATTATTTAGATTTAAGTAACAAGCGTTAGCTCGTTTTAAACCAGCTATAATATTTAAAATTGTAGTCTTCCCTCTTCCGGAACGACCTTTGATTGCATATATTTTCGGGGTAGTATCCTTTATGTTTATAGAAAGTTGATAGTTATTGAGTTCATGTTTTAATTTGAGTTCAATCAATTATCTGTCCTCCTGATACGGTGCTTTATTCAATGCATTGATGGTGCCTATAACAGTAATTGCAAATGCTACCAATACAACAACCCATAACCAGGCTTGATTTTCCTTACCTTGTTCCACTAAAAAGTATATTTCTAATGGTAAAGTGTTCGTTTTATGAGGGATGTAACTTGCCACCATAAGCGTAGCCCCAAACTCCCCTATAGCCCGCGCAAAACTCATCATAATACCTGCGAGCATTGACCTTTTCGATAAAGGTAGAATTATTTTCAAAAAAATCTTACCTTCACTCGCCCCCATTGTTCGAGCTGTATTCAACATCTTCTCATCTATATTTCTAAATCCTTGAACTGTATGTTGATACATTAATGGAAAGCTTACTATGACTGATGCAATGATGGCCCCGACCAATGTAAAAACCACAGGTAAATGCAAAATATGTGCAAAGAAAAAACCAATGGGACTATGAGGTGAAAATACAATTAACAAGATAAACCCCATTACTGTCGGTGGTAAAACGATGGGTAACACGATAACACTCTCGATTAATCTTATTAACCACCCACGTCGATGATACAAGCATTTCGCGATTAGTATACCGAATAATGTAACTATGATTGTGCTAATAATTGCCACCTTTAAAGAAATCCAAAACGGTGTAATATCCGGCATCTTGTTACCCCCTATACCTCAAAGTGATATTTTTTCAAAATCTTTTTAGCTTGCTTAGACTTTAAGAATTGCATCCACTGTTTGCCCATTTTTTTATCCGATACCGTTGCGCCTTCATATTTAATAGGCTGTTTTAATGATAAATGATCAATGACTTTAACTTGGTTTGAATTGTTGCGCTTACTTTGATAATAATCTGTTTGATAAACATATCCAAGCTGTGCGTTACCTTTTTCAACATAATTTAACACTTGTCTAACATCTTTAGCGAACACTAATTTCGGTTGAACTTGTTTGTATAAATGATGGTTTGTTAAATATTGCTGTGCATACTTACCTGCAGGGACTGACTTAGGTTCACCAATAGCTAATTTATCTTCTTGTTTTAAAGACTTCACAGATTTATATCTCGTATCCTTTTGACCAATTAAAACAAGTTTATTTTGAGCGTATATAAATTTATTATTGGCTTTACCTTTGAGAGCATCTATATCTTTCGTGTTCGCTGACATAAATACATCTACGGGAGCGCCATTTTTAATTTGTTGTCTAAGTGAACCTGAACCACCGTAGTTAAATTCTATGTTGACGCCTTTATGTTGCTTCTCGAAAGCTTTTTCTAATGCTTTAGTCACATCAGTTAAGCTTGCAGCTGCTGCTATATGTAATGTGTGTTTATCGTCATTTGATGTTTGAGACTCGTTCTTTCGGGGCATTTCACAACCTGCTACCGTTGAAGAAATTAACCCTAAAGTTATAAAAGCTGTTAATAATCTTTTTTTCATAAACATTAACTCCTTCTTCTCTATTATATGACTCACTGTTTAAAAACAAAAGTGCAAGCAACCTCCTAATCTTTGTTTAATATGAGGAATGCGATAAAATAGAATTGAAGATGAAATGGGGTTATAAAATGAATGAAGACGTACAGAAAAACAAACCTATCATTAGATACGAAAACGGTGAACTTAAAGAAAAGACAGACCACTATGTAACCGAATTTCCATTAACGATTAATGTCAACGGCGAGGAATTTGCTACAGTTATTTGTAGCCCAAACCATTTAGAAGAACTTGTGTTAGGTTTTTTAGCTTCTGAAGGCGCAATTTTAAAAAGAGACGATTTACAATCTATACAAATAGACGATAGTAAAGGGTTCGCACACGTAAAACTCACACACCCTCTTGGGGAACGTTTTGAATATTCTACCAAACGTATGATTGCTTCATGTTGCGGAAAAAGTCGTGCATTTTACTTTCATAATGATGCAGCTATCGCTAAAACTTCTATGACCAAAATGGCAATTCAACCGCAACAAGTCATCAATATGATGGAACAACTACAGAAAGCGAGTAGGATATTCAAACAAACAGGTGGCTTGCATAACGCGGCTATTTCAGATGCTGATGCATTTTTTGAACACAGACAAGATATCGGCCGTCATAATGCTTTAGACAAATTGTATGGATATTGTATTCAAAATCATATTCCTGTGAGAGATAAAATTTTAATATTTAGTGGACGTATTTCTTCTGAAATATTATTAAAAGCTTCAAAAATTGGGGTCGGCATGATTCTTTCCAAGTCAGCGCCAACAACGTTAGCGGTCGAACTCGCACACGATTTGAACATTACGGCAATTGGTTTTATAAGAGACGGTCACTTTAATATATATAGTCATCCAGAACGCATAAAAGAAAGCGGGAACGAAATCTAAATATAGATTTCTAATTCCCGCTTATTAATTAAATTATTATAGTAGGCATTTCAAAAATAGAGAGTTACATAATTAAACCATTTCTTCATTAACGATTTGATAGCAACGACTCACGAATCTATACCCCTGCTTTATATACATATTGCGCGCACTATCTTGTCCATCTGCAATAAGGATAATTGTCTTATTACGATCAACTTGAGCTACAAAGCTTTGCATCGCACTACCTATACCTTGACGCTGGTAAGGCTCAAGTACCCCAAACCCATCAATTTCAATAAATTGATGGGAGCTAATCATATCCAATATCCCTACAGGGGTACCATCTCTATATGCGACAATTCGTGATTTTGCATCTTTATCAAAGTCTGTATAAATTCGAGTAACATTATTTTCAGTAAATGTTTCGCCAAAAGGCAATGAAAATTGGCGAAATACATCTATATAATCGTCTAAATTGTTAGAAGTTACATATTCTATATGTACATTTGAATTATGTTTCAGTTTTAAATGATTAGCTTTAATCGCGTAAAGTTCCATGAGACCTATTTCAAAGCCATGTCCTTTAATTGTGTCAATCCAATCATGATTAAGTGATTCATTTTCAGGAAAGGTAAATGCCAGATGATTCGAATGTTGAGACAAATGTAATGTTAATTGGTATTCCAAATCGTGCTTCCATTTAGTTAATGAAGGCATTTGATGATAAACCCATTTATTAGCATCAAAAACGTCTAGTTCATCTGGTGTTAAGTATATTGTTTCACTTTCATTTTTAGAATATATTTGTCCTTGCTGATAAATATCTTTCATACTTATCATATTGGCATCACCTTTTTAAATAGTTACGATTATTTAAGTAATTGTTGGAAACGTGTGTGATTTAATAAAATATTTCCTACAACACTTGC comes from the Staphylococcus hsinchuensis genome and includes:
- a CDS encoding MFS transporter, translating into MTQAASTKTPIWTKSFNINFITNFLIYLCMYLLIVIIASYTKSEYHASDSIAGLVSGLFIIGSLIGRFATGRFVNKLGPKKILLIGLGFLIITQLFYFIQGSLGLLMFTRLINGIATGITTTATGTIAAFVTPPERKSEGISLFSLSLVIGAAIGPFFGLLLIHSFPIELLFVICLVCGIISLIITFFVNIKFDITPTNNKTTNQHSALSIHNYIAKEALPIALIMLIAGLTYASILTFLQFFAEEIHLVALSSYFFIFYAIASLITRPIAGRLMDDKNENVVAYPAFICLFLTFVALCLTHNGLLLIIAGLLLGAGYGNISSCMQAIAIKVSPPEKYGIATSTYFIGLDLGIGFGPYVLGFLTSTMSYAQLYGIMAIVVLVMTVLYFFLHGKNVKSEQIS
- a CDS encoding transcriptional regulator, SarA/Rot family; the encoded protein is MESNVSYFIMSERALSQLKHWLKSEHRLSIEEFVVLYKVLESKKISGKELRDTLHFEMLWDTSKIDVIIRKIYKKELISKLRSETDERQVFYYYDANQSKGIESIIKDVENIKIPQ
- the moaA gene encoding GTP 3',8-cyclase MoaA, with the translated sequence MVQQITDKLGRPIRDLRISVTDRCNFRCDYCMPKEIFGDDFVFLPKDELLTFEEMERVARIYAQLGVKKIRITGGEPLLRRDLYKLIEKLNAIEGIEDIGLTTNGLLLKKHGENLYNAGLHRLNVSLDAIDDETFQSINNRNIKATTILEQIDYAKSIGFHVKVNVVIQKGVNDDQVLPMIQYFKDKNIEIRFIEFMDVGNDNGWDFSKVVTKDEMLSQIEANYDIEGVPPKYYGEVAKYYQHKDNGAKFGLITSVSSSFCSSCTRARLSSDGKFYGCLFSEVDGFDIKSYLRAGASDQQLYEKFIELWHLRDDRYSDERTEQTVANRKRKKINMNYIGG
- the mobA gene encoding molybdenum cofactor guanylyltransferase MobA is translated as MIAIILAGGRSERFGEPKAFAEIDSQMFYQRIINVLDRTNMFNKIVISTNEKIVDQFNYDPIVIDQSIHKDKGPLAGIYSTMCAFPNEELYFVISVDTPLITQKAISHLYQFMVEHLIDDQLDIAGFKEGQYPIPTIAFYSPRTKEVIKQALTSNDYSLKNVYSNMRSDWLDVDEINSPEYWYKNINYQQDLDSIKQKLEK
- the moaD gene encoding molybdopterin converting factor subunit 1 — encoded protein: MKVLYFAELKEILGTDSENIDLSYDITVKDFITNLFKKHPSIQEKQFQIAVNEEFVQSDDVVRPNDIVALIPPVSGG
- a CDS encoding molybdenum cofactor biosynthesis protein MoaE yields the protein MKQFEIVNTPIETEQYRDFVVNPYQGAVVVFSGHVREWTKGVKTEYLEYEAYTPMAEKKLAQIGDEINAQWPGTEVAIVHRIGPLQISDIAVLISVSSPHRKDAYQANEYAIERIKAIVPIWKKEIWEDGSEWQGDQRGNHTEAKKGGQS
- the mobB gene encoding molybdopterin-guanine dinucleotide biosynthesis protein B gives rise to the protein MILQIVGLKNSGKTTLVQHSVKLLKEHHYMVATIKHHGHQSEHDITLQQSNVDHMKHFDAGADQSIVQGYEYQQSVTRTAKQSLDEIISQSVTIDSNIILVEGFKEADFNKVLVYRTESDKNTLAELSNVKYYINIDDQDALASYDEWLLSFVNKKE
- the glp gene encoding gephyrin-like molybdotransferase Glp — translated: MPVEKRTPLPVGNAIERIVNEDIQSETIEVSLNESLNYILAEDIVATHDIPRFNKSPYDGFALRSVDTLNASGDNRVEFNVIDHIGAGDVSKKVVGEQEAVRIMTGAAVPEGADAVVMLEQTVEGDQSFTIRKPFNRNENISFKGEETQQGDLILEKGQHINAGTIAVLATFGYTEIPVFKRPSVAIIATGSELLDVEDELEPGKIRNSNGPMVAALCKKLDLPCSTYKIQQDDLESSIQRVTEALKQHDIVITTGGVSVGDFDYLPQIYEALDANVLFNKVAMRPGSVTTVAVAQGKYLFGLSGNPSACFTGFELFVKPAVLSMMGAHKRFPQVVQATLMDNFKKANPFMRFVRAQATFDGKQMTVKPAGFNKSSAVVAIAHSNCIMVLPGGSRGHQQGYTVDVILTESQTYEWDAFV
- the moaC gene encoding cyclic pyranopterin monophosphate synthase MoaC, which gives rise to MTEFTHINQQGNAKMVDVSSKEVTKRIAVAHSSITVNPDIYQQIVQHTNDKGNVLNTAQIAGVMAAKNTSNMIPMCHPLPLTGIDVVFDWKQASESYVLNIEVTVSTTGKTGVEMEALTAASVTALTIYDMTKALDKSMVIGETYLLSKSGGKSGDYTRTTD